A genomic region of Pseudoalteromonas piscicida contains the following coding sequences:
- a CDS encoding YciI family protein, which translates to MKYVALVYYDEQAMEKLSQDEWDALNRECIACGESLKEREQMIGGNALLSTQSATTLRVRAGKVDITDGPFAETKEQLAGFYLLDVKDLNEAIQAASKIPPARYGSIEIRPVRELQDENNVSYEAQRRE; encoded by the coding sequence ATGAAATATGTCGCTTTGGTTTATTACGATGAACAAGCAATGGAAAAGCTCTCACAAGATGAATGGGACGCACTTAACCGTGAATGCATCGCGTGCGGGGAATCATTAAAAGAGCGCGAGCAGATGATAGGGGGTAACGCCTTGCTCTCAACTCAAAGTGCGACAACATTGCGGGTACGAGCGGGTAAAGTCGATATTACCGATGGTCCTTTTGCAGAGACTAAAGAGCAGCTTGCGGGCTTCTATTTACTTGATGTTAAAGACTTAAATGAGGCTATCCAAGCGGCTAGCAAAATTCCGCCTGCACGCTATGGCAGCATCGAAATTCGGCCAGTTCGCGAGTTGCAAGACGAGAACAATGTCAGCTATGAAGCACAAAGACGTGAATAA
- a CDS encoding electron transfer flavoprotein subunit beta/FixA family protein — protein MKVLVPIKRVIDYNVKARVKSDNSDVDLSNVKMAINPFCEIAVEEAVRLKEAGTATEVIAISIGDKACQEQLRTALALGADKAIHIETDAKLESLHIAKLLAKVVEQESPELVILGKQSIDSDNNQTGQMLAALTKRAQGTFASKVVVEGDKVQVTREVDGGLQTVSLSLPAVVTTDLRLNEPRYASLPNIMKAKRKPLDVIAADSLGVDLAPRIELVKVEEPAKRSGGVMVESVEELVNKLKTEAKVIS, from the coding sequence ATGAAAGTACTTGTGCCAATCAAACGCGTGATTGATTACAACGTAAAGGCAAGAGTCAAATCTGACAACAGTGATGTTGATTTGAGCAATGTTAAAATGGCGATCAACCCATTTTGTGAAATCGCAGTAGAAGAGGCAGTTCGTTTAAAAGAAGCGGGCACAGCAACGGAAGTTATTGCCATATCAATTGGCGATAAAGCTTGTCAAGAGCAGCTAAGAACGGCGCTTGCACTGGGTGCAGATAAAGCGATCCACATTGAAACAGACGCAAAGCTTGAATCTCTGCACATTGCAAAACTACTGGCTAAGGTAGTGGAACAAGAAAGTCCAGAGCTGGTAATTCTAGGTAAACAGTCTATCGATTCTGATAATAACCAAACAGGACAAATGCTAGCGGCGTTAACTAAACGTGCTCAGGGCACTTTTGCCTCTAAAGTTGTAGTTGAAGGCGATAAAGTGCAAGTGACGCGTGAAGTTGATGGTGGTTTGCAGACGGTATCGCTATCACTTCCAGCTGTCGTGACAACAGACTTGCGTTTAAATGAACCTCGTTATGCTTCATTGCCAAATATCATGAAAGCTAAGCGTAAACCACTAGATGTAATCGCAGCGGATTCGTTAGGCGTTGATTTAGCTCCTCGTATTGAATTGGTGAAAGTTGAAGAGCCAGCTAAGCGCTCTGGTGGCGTGATGGTTGAGAGCGTTGAAGAGTTAGTAAACAAGTTAAAAACAGAAGCAAAGGTGATCTCATGA
- a CDS encoding protein kinase domain-containing protein, whose amino-acid sequence MSEKSIQHFYINEQQSIYLLSHHDAKKHRQWLNICKKQLSLLGYKHVEVIGSGAFGFVFAGTSDMGKDWVFKFSRITLAQSVRDRLEDEGYMLSQIDNPMVPNFYAFERVKKQGILMMERAPGEDLEKISLKKGRFKAHELVSLALKLRNVLVDLRERRNGMSPQPIVHGDIKPSNIVWDEASDGFSLVDWGSSVYAQVDVHGEPIASNIMDLMSSNVSTTNARMGDVYFIGDEQMSGAQSSPRFDEQGVASTIYALASAQSCRFGAQVIPASALGLPKVFAQVLDGMLSKDKATRDSAGDYFVRNMPAMAKMYLPDLTLSEKKSRIPFWTYETTVKPETVVYSSRKQFLRRADDKHNLRDVNDAQLDRYYKEFLFDTGDTEKAFLASISRLAKYPVVGGLSFHWKDAQVFVESSLILHDETLSLAFKDALNATVMIAQGIKQKGLFKCCLFDARQTIQLTRDGTGAFQFDHLPELEFSVSDISSNEITRPHSYFEDGKDPDEQLQLPRQIIQCVFELNQIHHTGCIIFESLQDRMKIHYYYRLLDANKEAQFKALLTRIMQYAVSIQDYGVAGFMKLPYKNTREFALCDRQPDFFFPKNPKTFVVNT is encoded by the coding sequence ATGTCTGAAAAATCCATCCAACACTTCTATATCAACGAACAGCAGTCCATCTACTTACTGTCTCATCATGATGCAAAAAAGCACCGTCAATGGCTGAATATCTGTAAAAAACAATTGAGCCTACTTGGCTATAAACATGTTGAGGTAATTGGCTCCGGTGCATTTGGCTTTGTATTTGCTGGTACAAGTGATATGGGGAAGGACTGGGTGTTTAAATTTTCTCGGATCACGCTTGCCCAAAGTGTGCGTGATAGGCTTGAAGATGAAGGCTATATGTTGTCGCAAATTGACAACCCGATGGTGCCAAACTTCTATGCGTTCGAGCGAGTAAAGAAGCAAGGCATTTTGATGATGGAGCGTGCCCCTGGTGAAGACTTAGAAAAGATCTCGCTCAAAAAGGGCCGTTTTAAAGCGCATGAGTTGGTAAGCCTCGCGCTAAAACTCAGAAATGTGTTGGTTGATTTGCGCGAGCGTCGCAATGGCATGTCTCCTCAGCCCATCGTTCATGGAGATATTAAGCCATCTAATATCGTTTGGGATGAAGCCTCAGATGGTTTCTCTTTGGTTGATTGGGGAAGCTCAGTCTATGCTCAGGTGGACGTGCATGGTGAGCCTATCGCGAGCAATATCATGGATTTGATGTCATCTAATGTAAGTACGACCAACGCTCGGATGGGAGATGTGTATTTTATTGGCGATGAACAAATGTCGGGTGCACAATCTTCTCCTCGCTTCGATGAGCAAGGCGTTGCATCGACGATTTATGCACTGGCTAGTGCACAATCATGTCGTTTTGGTGCTCAGGTAATTCCTGCTAGCGCTTTGGGGCTGCCAAAAGTATTTGCGCAGGTGCTAGATGGCATGCTTAGCAAAGACAAAGCAACGAGGGACAGCGCAGGGGATTACTTTGTTCGTAATATGCCAGCAATGGCAAAAATGTATTTACCTGATTTAACACTGTCAGAGAAAAAATCCCGCATTCCTTTTTGGACCTACGAAACCACAGTTAAGCCTGAAACGGTCGTCTACAGCTCACGCAAGCAGTTTTTGCGTCGTGCTGACGATAAACACAATCTAAGAGACGTAAACGACGCGCAATTAGATAGATATTATAAAGAGTTTTTGTTTGATACCGGCGATACCGAGAAAGCCTTTTTGGCCTCAATCAGCAGACTGGCAAAATATCCGGTCGTTGGTGGTCTCAGTTTTCACTGGAAAGACGCGCAGGTATTTGTTGAGTCGAGTCTTATTTTACACGATGAAACATTGAGTCTTGCATTTAAAGACGCGTTGAACGCCACCGTAATGATTGCGCAGGGGATCAAACAAAAAGGTTTGTTTAAATGCTGTTTGTTCGACGCGCGGCAAACTATTCAATTGACTCGTGACGGCACCGGTGCATTCCAATTTGACCATCTGCCAGAACTAGAATTTAGCGTTAGCGATATTTCGAGTAATGAAATTACACGTCCGCATTCATACTTTGAAGACGGCAAAGATCCAGACGAGCAGCTGCAGCTGCCAAGACAGATAATTCAATGTGTGTTCGAGTTAAACCAAATCCATCATACAGGTTGCATCATTTTTGAATCGTTACAAGATAGGATGAAAATCCACTATTACTACCGGCTACTTGATGCTAATAAAGAAGCGCAATTTAAGGCGCTACTGACTCGGATCATGCAATACGCGGTGAGTATTCAAGATTATGGCGTAGCAGGGTTTATGAAGTTGCCCTATAAAAATACACGTGAGTTTGCTTTATGCGACCGTCAGCCTGACTTTTTCTTTCCCAAAAACCCCAAAACATTTGTTGTTAACACTTAG
- a CDS encoding DUF3083 family protein → MASMNLNRVYISTKARNNHYILAEFKPDDAFYACFDSSSACYERLSRQLFALCDEYELHNVHVIANDKLPVVRYHDEAYTMQTEKQILFFYNPKFHEAHQTYLNDGYQARKIRLLFLATGNELRANAATFHSKVKKVLDALKEGFSSVEPQFRVRDHQHLTYDLFAKAKGDKESYGYKLRALYPRYQARNCTLPEEYSEMTYATFNIPVSRAIKTEFQSQMRPGDYGQFYRTIEDAFLSSCADKQLNMVAMVADGRLPIVRSAKIDKSDTNRELQKLSFDTGSGDNQIYSLFNEANLVDTIRFVIVANDKDKKDMGYGRFMNHVETAIKRFVAQLPVNVEKQDINVRFFQHISYDY, encoded by the coding sequence ATGGCTTCAATGAATTTGAATCGTGTTTATATATCAACTAAGGCTAGGAACAATCACTATATTCTTGCTGAGTTTAAACCGGATGATGCATTCTATGCATGTTTTGACTCCAGCAGCGCGTGTTACGAGCGTTTGTCTCGCCAGCTATTCGCACTGTGTGACGAATATGAACTGCATAATGTACATGTAATTGCGAACGATAAATTGCCTGTGGTGCGTTACCACGACGAAGCCTATACCATGCAAACAGAAAAGCAGATTTTGTTTTTCTACAATCCTAAGTTCCACGAAGCGCACCAAACTTATCTCAATGATGGATACCAAGCGCGTAAAATCCGCTTATTATTTTTAGCCACGGGAAATGAATTACGCGCCAATGCAGCGACCTTCCACAGCAAAGTAAAAAAGGTGCTTGATGCACTTAAAGAAGGGTTTTCTTCGGTAGAACCTCAGTTTAGAGTGCGAGACCATCAACATTTAACCTATGACCTATTTGCCAAAGCGAAAGGCGACAAAGAGTCGTATGGCTATAAGTTGCGTGCACTTTACCCACGTTATCAAGCCAGAAACTGCACGTTACCAGAAGAATATAGCGAAATGACTTATGCGACCTTTAACATTCCAGTGTCACGTGCAATAAAAACAGAGTTCCAAAGCCAAATGCGCCCTGGTGATTACGGACAATTCTATCGCACAATAGAAGATGCATTTCTTTCTTCTTGCGCCGATAAACAGCTCAATATGGTAGCAATGGTAGCCGATGGCCGTCTGCCTATCGTCAGAAGCGCCAAAATCGATAAGTCCGATACTAACCGAGAGCTACAAAAGCTGAGTTTTGATACCGGCTCCGGTGACAATCAAATTTACTCGCTGTTTAACGAAGCAAACCTAGTGGATACCATTCGCTTTGTCATCGTCGCCAATGACAAAGACAAAAAAGATATGGGCTATGGTCGTTTTATGAATCACGTAGAAACGGCTATTAAACGCTTTGTTGCGCAACTTCCTGTTAATGTTGAAAAGCAAGACATCAACGTACGCTTCTTCCAGCATATTAGTTACGACTATTAA
- a CDS encoding electron transfer flavoprotein subunit alpha/FixB family protein gives MSVLVIAEHENGVLKPETAKVVAAATKIASDITVLVAGHNIAEAANHSAQIAGVQKVVAVDDASFEHQLAENTSELVVELASDFSHILFSASTTGKNIAPRVAALLDKSQISEIIDVIDADTFKRPIYAGNAIATVKSLDSQKVITVRASAFDTVETQAACDIEGRSQSIASQVSEFVSIEQTESERPELTAAPVVISGGRGMQNGENFALLNGIADKLGAAIGASRAAVDAGFVPNDMQVGQTGKIVAPNLYIAVGISGAIQHLAGMKDSKVIVAINKDPEAPIFQVADYGLVADLFDALPELEQAL, from the coding sequence ATGAGCGTATTAGTTATTGCTGAGCACGAAAATGGTGTATTGAAACCTGAAACCGCTAAGGTGGTTGCTGCTGCAACAAAAATCGCAAGCGACATTACCGTATTAGTTGCAGGTCACAACATTGCTGAGGCTGCCAATCACTCTGCTCAGATCGCTGGCGTACAAAAGGTGGTCGCGGTTGACGATGCTTCATTCGAACATCAATTGGCAGAAAACACATCTGAGCTAGTTGTTGAGTTAGCAAGTGATTTTTCACACATTTTGTTTTCAGCATCTACCACAGGTAAAAATATCGCGCCACGTGTTGCGGCGTTACTCGATAAATCACAGATCTCAGAAATTATCGATGTGATTGATGCAGACACCTTTAAACGTCCAATCTATGCGGGTAATGCAATTGCGACTGTAAAATCATTAGACTCACAAAAAGTTATCACTGTGCGTGCATCAGCATTTGATACCGTAGAGACTCAAGCAGCATGTGACATTGAGGGTCGCTCGCAAAGTATTGCCTCTCAAGTGAGTGAGTTTGTGAGCATTGAACAAACTGAATCTGAGCGCCCTGAATTAACTGCCGCACCGGTTGTTATTTCAGGTGGCCGTGGTATGCAAAACGGCGAAAACTTTGCCTTGCTAAATGGTATTGCTGACAAACTAGGGGCCGCAATTGGTGCGTCGCGTGCTGCTGTTGACGCGGGCTTTGTGCCTAACGATATGCAGGTGGGCCAAACCGGTAAGATTGTGGCGCCTAACTTATATATTGCAGTTGGGATCAGCGGCGCTATTCAACATCTTGCAGGTATGAAAGATTCTAAGGTCATTGTCGCTATCAACAAAGACCCAGAGGCCCCCATTTTCCAAGTGGCTGATTATGGCCTTGTTGCAGACCTATTTGATGCGTTACCAGAGCTTGAACAGGCACTGTGA
- a CDS encoding pirin family protein, giving the protein MAIQLNGKAHDIGGLSVNRVLPQRAKRMVGPFIFFDQMGPGNFSAGDGIDVRPHPHIGLATLTYLFEGNLLHRDSLGNQLEIHPGDVNWMVAGSGIVHSERESFETKGQSHTIHGLQCWVALPEENADVEPSFSHINRFDLPTRQLEGVMARVIIGSAYGLHSPVPTFSPMFYVDVMAKAGGHIERPDQTQEVGVYVIYGEVVVSNNLYSAGSFVLLKDDDAQLHFNENSRVVLLGGEAFKKVPYIDWNFVSFSKPRIEQAKQDWREGKFDKIPGDKLEYIPLP; this is encoded by the coding sequence ATGGCAATTCAACTAAATGGCAAAGCACATGATATCGGTGGTCTTTCAGTAAACCGCGTACTTCCGCAGCGTGCGAAACGTATGGTAGGTCCTTTTATCTTTTTTGATCAAATGGGCCCCGGTAACTTCAGTGCTGGTGATGGGATCGATGTAAGGCCGCATCCACATATTGGGCTTGCAACTCTGACTTATTTGTTTGAAGGTAACTTGCTCCATCGTGACTCTCTTGGTAATCAACTTGAGATCCACCCAGGGGATGTAAATTGGATGGTGGCAGGGAGCGGCATTGTACACTCGGAGAGAGAATCGTTTGAAACCAAAGGGCAATCACATACTATTCATGGTTTGCAATGCTGGGTGGCGCTACCGGAAGAAAATGCTGACGTTGAACCCAGTTTCTCACATATAAACCGTTTTGACTTGCCGACTAGGCAACTAGAAGGGGTGATGGCTAGGGTCATTATCGGCAGTGCGTATGGCTTGCATTCTCCTGTACCAACATTTTCACCTATGTTTTATGTTGATGTGATGGCAAAAGCTGGCGGACATATTGAAAGGCCTGATCAGACACAAGAGGTTGGCGTATATGTGATTTACGGCGAAGTGGTGGTGTCGAATAACTTATATAGTGCAGGCTCATTTGTATTACTTAAAGACGACGACGCGCAATTACATTTCAATGAGAATAGCAGAGTGGTATTGCTTGGTGGAGAGGCGTTTAAAAAAGTCCCTTATATTGATTGGAACTTTGTTTCTTTTAGTAAACCCCGTATTGAACAAGCGAAGCAAGATTGGCGAGAGGGCAAGTTCGATAAGATCCCCGGTGATAAATTGGAGTATATTCCTTTGCCTTAG
- the glnS gene encoding glutamine--tRNA ligase: MAETENRPSNFIRNIIDADLASGKHASTHTRFPPEPNGFLHIGHAKSICLNFGIAQDYRGKCNLRFDDTNPEKEDINYVKSIQEDVQWLGFEWDGEICYSSNYFDKLYNYAVELIENGKAYVCFLSPEQAREYRGTLTEPGKNSPYRDTSPEENLALFEKMRNGEFKEGECVLRAKIDMASSFMVLRDPIIYRVRFAHHHQTGDKWCIYPMYDFTHCISDALEGITHSLCTLEFQDNRRLYDWVLDNISIECHPQQIEFSRLNLEYTVMSKRKLNDLVVNNHVEGWDDPRMPTIAGLRRRGYTPAAIREFCKRIGVTKMDNMVEMGMLEACIRDDLNENAPRAMAVLDPVKLVIENFDADKVEMLQAPNHPTLDMGERELPFTREVYIEQEDFRVEANKKFKRLVLGKEVRLRNAYVIKAERIEEDENGNITTIYCSYDPDTLGKNPEDGRKVKGVIHWVSASHCIEAPVRQYDRLFTVPNPAAAEDFTEVLNPDSLVTIANAKLEPALANAKPEQGYQFERLGYFCRDNKSEALMFNQTVGLRDSWAKIEQQG, translated from the coding sequence ATGGCGGAAACTGAAAATCGCCCATCAAACTTTATTCGCAACATTATTGATGCGGATCTTGCCAGTGGCAAACATGCGTCTACGCACACACGTTTTCCACCTGAGCCAAATGGCTTTTTACACATTGGCCATGCTAAATCAATTTGCTTAAATTTTGGTATTGCCCAAGATTATCGAGGTAAATGCAACTTACGCTTTGACGATACCAACCCAGAAAAAGAAGACATCAACTACGTTAAGTCGATCCAAGAAGACGTACAGTGGTTAGGTTTTGAATGGGATGGCGAAATTTGCTACTCATCAAACTACTTTGACAAGCTCTATAACTACGCCGTTGAGCTAATCGAAAATGGCAAAGCGTACGTTTGCTTCCTGTCGCCTGAGCAGGCGCGTGAATATCGTGGCACGCTGACTGAACCTGGCAAAAATAGCCCTTATCGTGACACTTCACCTGAAGAGAACTTAGCCTTATTCGAAAAAATGAGAAATGGCGAGTTCAAAGAAGGGGAATGTGTACTTCGCGCTAAGATTGACATGGCAAGCTCATTTATGGTGCTTCGCGACCCTATTATCTATCGTGTACGTTTTGCACACCATCATCAAACTGGTGATAAGTGGTGCATCTATCCGATGTATGACTTTACGCATTGTATTTCCGATGCGCTTGAAGGGATCACGCATTCACTTTGTACATTAGAGTTCCAAGATAACCGCCGTTTGTACGACTGGGTGCTAGATAACATCAGCATCGAGTGTCATCCACAGCAAATCGAGTTTTCTCGTTTAAATCTTGAATACACAGTGATGTCGAAGCGTAAGCTCAACGACTTGGTTGTTAATAACCATGTTGAAGGGTGGGATGACCCGCGCATGCCGACAATTGCAGGCCTTCGTCGTCGAGGTTATACACCAGCTGCAATTCGCGAATTTTGTAAGCGCATTGGTGTAACCAAAATGGACAACATGGTTGAAATGGGCATGCTTGAAGCGTGTATCCGTGACGACTTAAACGAAAATGCACCACGCGCAATGGCAGTACTTGACCCTGTTAAGCTGGTCATTGAAAACTTTGATGCAGATAAAGTTGAAATGCTGCAAGCGCCTAATCACCCAACATTAGACATGGGCGAGCGTGAGCTACCGTTTACGCGCGAAGTCTACATTGAACAAGAAGATTTCCGCGTAGAAGCGAACAAAAAATTCAAACGTTTGGTGCTAGGTAAAGAAGTGCGTCTTCGTAATGCTTATGTGATTAAAGCTGAGCGCATTGAAGAAGACGAAAACGGTAATATTACGACAATCTACTGTAGTTACGACCCTGATACTTTGGGTAAAAACCCAGAAGATGGTCGCAAGGTGAAAGGCGTAATTCACTGGGTATCGGCTTCACATTGTATTGAAGCGCCAGTACGTCAGTATGACCGCCTATTTACTGTGCCAAACCCAGCGGCTGCTGAAGATTTCACGGAAGTGTTAAACCCAGACTCTTTGGTAACCATTGCGAATGCCAAACTTGAGCCAGCGCTTGCAAACGCTAAGCCTGAGCAAGGTTATCAGTTTGAGCGTTTAGGTTACTTCTGTCGTGATAACAAGTCAGAAGCGCTAATGTTTAACCAAACTGTTGGTCTACGTGATTCGTGGGCTAAGATAGAACAGCAAGGTTAA
- the fos gene encoding fosfomycin resistance glutathione transferase yields MLSGLNHITIAVSNLNTSLDFYCGLLGFELWVTWDKGAYLTLGEIWLCLSLGEVSPSSDYSHIAFSVAAEDFTTFSKTILENGVGLWQQNSSEGDSLYIYDPDHHKLEIHSGSLQSRLKSLQQQPYSGLTWYKAV; encoded by the coding sequence ATGTTATCAGGCTTAAATCACATCACAATAGCAGTATCTAACTTAAACACGTCACTTGATTTTTACTGCGGCTTGCTAGGGTTCGAGCTTTGGGTAACTTGGGACAAAGGGGCATATTTAACGCTTGGTGAGATATGGCTTTGCTTATCTTTAGGTGAGGTATCTCCAAGCTCAGATTACAGCCATATAGCGTTTAGTGTTGCTGCCGAAGACTTTACAACTTTTTCTAAAACGATATTGGAAAACGGGGTTGGCTTATGGCAGCAAAATAGCAGCGAAGGAGACTCGCTCTATATTTATGACCCCGATCATCACAAACTCGAGATCCATAGTGGTAGTTTGCAAAGTCGGTTAAAAAGTTTGCAGCAGCAACCGTATTCAGGCCTCACTTGGTACAAAGCGGTGTGA
- a CDS encoding DUF1203 domain-containing protein, translating into MTTQFQINAIDYKQFKHLFSLSDEELAALHAKKLAVDAKPGYPCRVSLQEAEIGEVVLLLHYQHHTTLSPYRSSGPIFVRENAVLADPKVNEVPEILQTRLLSIRAYDSLGVMIEAQIVKGIEIKDCLHTLFDDHKIEYVHIHNANPGCFNCIACRV; encoded by the coding sequence ATGACAACACAATTTCAAATTAACGCGATTGACTACAAACAATTTAAGCATTTATTTTCTTTAAGCGATGAAGAACTTGCGGCATTACATGCCAAGAAGCTCGCTGTTGACGCTAAACCCGGCTATCCTTGTCGCGTTTCCCTACAAGAAGCTGAGATTGGGGAGGTGGTGTTGTTATTACATTATCAGCACCATACTACTTTATCGCCATATCGCTCTTCTGGGCCTATCTTTGTGAGGGAAAATGCAGTATTGGCAGACCCAAAAGTAAATGAAGTGCCAGAAATCTTGCAAACCAGATTACTGTCCATCAGGGCCTACGACAGCTTAGGTGTAATGATAGAGGCGCAAATCGTAAAAGGAATAGAAATTAAAGACTGCCTCCATACCTTATTTGACGACCATAAAATCGAATATGTGCATATTCACAATGCAAACCCCGGTTGCTTTAATTGCATAGCGTGCAGAGTATAG
- a CDS encoding RNA polymerase sigma factor, giving the protein MSNQLACDSNAIRKSIEVLYKQESRKIYATLIRLLGDFELAEEALQDAFNVALKHWPTQGMPENPVPWLISTGRFKAIDAIRKQQRQREKLEVAATEMDEISDIAGHAQEQNANAIEDDQLRLIFTCCHPAIDPKVQVALTLREVCGLTTEEIASAFLVSNTTMAQRIVRGKAKIRDARIPFELPDDTDFNNRLDAVLTVIYLVFNEGYSATQGELAIRSELTSEAIRLTRLLYSLTPDPEVAGLLALMLLNEARKEARTNASGDIILLEDQDRSLWSKGMIAEGTQLVAEIMRAGEYGFYTIQAAISATHAVAITAAATDWSQIVELYTQLHQVSPSPVIELNQAVAIAMKEGPDAGITIIERLLEHKEMQRYHLAHAAYGELLSRAGRTASAINAFKTALNLTTQLPEQRVLKQKLLKLGEN; this is encoded by the coding sequence ATGAGCAATCAACTTGCTTGCGATAGCAATGCTATTCGTAAGTCTATAGAAGTGCTGTACAAGCAAGAAAGCCGGAAAATTTACGCTACACTGATCCGCCTTCTAGGTGACTTTGAGTTAGCGGAAGAAGCATTGCAAGACGCGTTTAATGTGGCGTTAAAACACTGGCCTACTCAAGGTATGCCAGAAAACCCAGTCCCTTGGTTAATTTCTACTGGTCGCTTTAAAGCCATTGATGCAATACGTAAACAGCAACGTCAAAGAGAAAAGCTAGAAGTTGCTGCTACTGAAATGGATGAGATTTCTGACATCGCAGGCCACGCTCAAGAGCAAAACGCCAATGCAATTGAAGACGACCAATTGCGATTAATTTTTACTTGCTGCCATCCGGCTATTGATCCAAAAGTACAAGTTGCGCTTACTCTGCGGGAGGTCTGTGGACTAACAACAGAAGAAATTGCCAGTGCATTTTTGGTGTCTAACACAACAATGGCACAACGAATTGTGCGCGGTAAAGCGAAGATCCGTGATGCCCGTATTCCGTTCGAGCTGCCAGACGACACTGACTTTAACAACCGACTTGATGCGGTGCTCACTGTTATCTATCTGGTCTTTAATGAAGGGTATTCAGCAACACAAGGCGAACTTGCAATACGCAGTGAACTGACTTCGGAGGCTATCCGCTTAACTCGTTTACTTTATTCTCTAACACCAGATCCAGAAGTGGCGGGATTACTCGCCTTGATGCTCTTGAATGAAGCGCGAAAGGAGGCGCGCACTAATGCCAGCGGTGACATTATTTTACTGGAAGATCAAGACCGAAGCCTTTGGAGTAAAGGTATGATCGCCGAAGGTACGCAGTTGGTCGCTGAAATAATGCGCGCCGGTGAATATGGCTTTTACACCATTCAGGCGGCTATCTCTGCGACCCATGCAGTTGCGATAACTGCAGCGGCGACAGATTGGTCACAGATTGTCGAGTTATATACTCAGCTACACCAAGTGAGCCCATCTCCTGTTATTGAGCTCAACCAAGCGGTCGCAATCGCTATGAAAGAGGGACCAGATGCGGGTATTACCATTATAGAGCGGCTACTAGAGCACAAAGAAATGCAAAGGTATCACTTGGCTCATGCGGCTTATGGCGAACTATTATCTCGTGCTGGCAGAACCGCAAGTGCGATTAATGCATTTAAAACGGCTCTTAATTTAACTACGCAATTACCAGAGCAAAGGGTTCTCAAACAAAAGCTTCTCAAGCTCGGTGAAAATTAA
- a CDS encoding YciI family protein, translating into MKVMVIVKASEGSEAGELPTAELMAAMGEFNNALVDAGIMTSGDGLKPSKEGVRVRFKGEERIVTKGPFAETNELIAGYWVWEVTSMEEALEWVKRCPNPMNEESDIEVRPFYEMADFADIDPCGEILADEEQLRQKIAMQTAHVCNYLFFAGRTEEALEYYQQHLYAKVGLLMRFNESPDPIPDGAIPENFSDKVMHCEFSIGDMKIFASDGCGDDASFAGFSLSITIDSEQEAHRAFNALADGGTVRMPLQETFWSPLYGQVVDKFGVAWMVMLPSNAAN; encoded by the coding sequence ATGAAAGTAATGGTGATTGTAAAAGCAAGTGAAGGGTCTGAAGCAGGGGAGTTACCAACCGCGGAATTAATGGCTGCGATGGGGGAATTCAATAATGCATTAGTTGATGCTGGAATTATGACTTCTGGTGATGGTTTAAAGCCGAGTAAAGAGGGAGTTCGCGTTCGTTTTAAAGGCGAAGAGCGGATTGTAACTAAAGGGCCTTTTGCAGAGACTAATGAGTTAATTGCGGGTTATTGGGTTTGGGAAGTAACATCGATGGAAGAGGCGCTAGAATGGGTTAAGCGCTGCCCTAATCCCATGAATGAGGAATCAGATATTGAAGTTCGACCGTTTTATGAAATGGCTGACTTTGCAGATATTGATCCCTGCGGCGAAATCCTCGCAGACGAAGAACAATTAAGACAAAAGATTGCGATGCAAACTGCACATGTTTGCAATTATTTGTTTTTTGCAGGGCGTACCGAAGAGGCACTTGAATACTATCAACAGCATCTATATGCCAAAGTCGGTCTACTTATGCGCTTTAACGAAAGTCCAGATCCTATCCCAGATGGTGCGATACCAGAAAACTTTTCAGATAAAGTAATGCACTGTGAGTTTAGTATTGGCGATATGAAGATTTTTGCATCTGACGGCTGTGGTGATGATGCTTCGTTTGCAGGATTTAGCCTGTCTATAACAATTGATTCTGAACAAGAAGCTCACCGTGCATTCAATGCTCTAGCCGATGGTGGCACGGTCAGAATGCCATTACAAGAAACATTTTGGTCCCCCCTTTATGGTCAAGTCGTTGATAAATTCGGTGTGGCGTGGATGGTGATGCTACCTAGTAACGCCGCTAATTGA